In one window of Gossypium arboreum isolate Shixiya-1 chromosome 4, ASM2569848v2, whole genome shotgun sequence DNA:
- the LOC108460695 gene encoding uncharacterized protein LOC108460695 isoform X1: MAEAPRGRVTITLGRSGQVVKRSGAASDDSLPVAGTKRSVRDRLGGNIDSSLLNGGQLNNKRQRGDGQRASLNDFHIGKDDLRFKLLQKSAFRRVQSDNNQKGMDLRQKLSRLGQPPVNSYETHQQMPDSKERIPEPRDRMPESRETSILGKIPSTRSVDDFPHVTTSSSYSPWTLDHLRQRSPDRAMGASRGLSPPRNVELQRRLVSRTYDDVRTVPYMGKDVADALRPVSTASFVTKSTLPTTSTKPMPPGPPIPSTVPPSNIVQKSSYLDDEQQTVEGLLHSLGLGKYAIIFKAEEVSNLVLWLNSSKGFQFLKKNGVHGRQCYLLMVDMTALKQMGENDLKELGIPMGPRKKILLALLPRSKRQP, encoded by the exons ATGGCAGAGGCTCCCCGGGGCCGTGTTACTATTACTCTCGGACGTAGTGGCCAG GTTGTGAAGAGGTCCGGAGCTGCATCGGATGATTCTCTTCCTGTTGCTGGAACTAAGCGGTCTGTAAGGGATAGATTAGGAGGCAATATAGATAGTTCCTTGTTGAATGGCGGTCAGCTCAACAACAAAAG ACAAAGAGGCGATGGTCAAAGAGCAAGTTTGAATG atttccaCATTGGTAAAGATGACCTCCGGTTTAAACTCCTGCAAAAGAGTGCATTTAGACGGGTTCAGAGTGACAATAACCAGAAGGGTATGGACCTTCGTCAAAAGTTGTCAAGACTGGGACAGCCTCCAGTTAACAGTTATGAGACACATCAGCAAATGCCTGATTCGAAGGAGAGAATACCTGAACCTAGAGATCGCATGCCTGAATCAAGGGAAACCAGTATCTTGGGGAAAATTCCTTCTACAAGAAGCGTGGATGATTTCCCTCATGTGACCACATCAAGTTCTTATTCTCCTTGGACTTTAGATCATTTAAGACAAAGATCACCTGACAGAGCAATGGGTGCTTCTAGGGGTTTATCTCCCCCAAGAAATGTTGAGCTACAGAGAAGGCTAGTGAGCAGGACATATGATGATGTGAGGACAGTTCCATACATGGGCAAAgatgttgctgatgctctaaggcCTGTGAGTACAGCATCTTTTGTTACAAAGTCCACTTTGCCTACAACTTCAACTAAGCCAATGCCACCAGGGCCTCCAATTCCAAGTACAGTTCCTCCGAGCAATATTGTACAAAAAAGTTCATACTTG GATGATGAACAACAAACTGTTGAAGGCTTGCTACATTCCCTGGGACTGGGAAAATATGCTATTATATTCAAGGCAGAGGAAGTAAGCAACCTAGTTCTATGGTTAAACTCTTCTAAAGGATTTCAGTTTTTAAAGAAAAACGGTGTTCATGGGAGGCAGTGTTATTTATTGATG GTGGATATGACTGCATTGAAACAGATGGGGGAAAACGACCTTAAAGAGCTGGGAATACCTATG GGCCCTAGGAAAAAGATTCTTCTTGCTCTCTTGCCTCGTTCCAAAAGGCAACCATGA
- the LOC108460695 gene encoding uncharacterized protein LOC108460695 isoform X2, which translates to MAEAPRGRVTITLGRSGQVVKRSGAASDDSLPVAGTKRSVRDRLGGNIDSSLLNGGQLNNKRQRGDGQRASLNDFHIGKDDLRFKLLQKSAFRRVQSDNNQKGMDLRQKLSRLGQPPVNSYETHQQMPDSKERIPEPRDRMPESRETSILGKIPSTRSVDDFPHVTTSSSYSPWTLDHLRQRSPDRAMGASRGLSPPRNVELQRRLVSRTYDDVRTVPYMGKDVADALRPVSTASFVTKSTLPTTSTKPMPPGPPIPSTVPPSNIVQKSSYLDDEQQTVEGLLHSLGLGKYAIIFKAEEVDMTALKQMGENDLKELGIPMGPRKKILLALLPRSKRQP; encoded by the exons ATGGCAGAGGCTCCCCGGGGCCGTGTTACTATTACTCTCGGACGTAGTGGCCAG GTTGTGAAGAGGTCCGGAGCTGCATCGGATGATTCTCTTCCTGTTGCTGGAACTAAGCGGTCTGTAAGGGATAGATTAGGAGGCAATATAGATAGTTCCTTGTTGAATGGCGGTCAGCTCAACAACAAAAG ACAAAGAGGCGATGGTCAAAGAGCAAGTTTGAATG atttccaCATTGGTAAAGATGACCTCCGGTTTAAACTCCTGCAAAAGAGTGCATTTAGACGGGTTCAGAGTGACAATAACCAGAAGGGTATGGACCTTCGTCAAAAGTTGTCAAGACTGGGACAGCCTCCAGTTAACAGTTATGAGACACATCAGCAAATGCCTGATTCGAAGGAGAGAATACCTGAACCTAGAGATCGCATGCCTGAATCAAGGGAAACCAGTATCTTGGGGAAAATTCCTTCTACAAGAAGCGTGGATGATTTCCCTCATGTGACCACATCAAGTTCTTATTCTCCTTGGACTTTAGATCATTTAAGACAAAGATCACCTGACAGAGCAATGGGTGCTTCTAGGGGTTTATCTCCCCCAAGAAATGTTGAGCTACAGAGAAGGCTAGTGAGCAGGACATATGATGATGTGAGGACAGTTCCATACATGGGCAAAgatgttgctgatgctctaaggcCTGTGAGTACAGCATCTTTTGTTACAAAGTCCACTTTGCCTACAACTTCAACTAAGCCAATGCCACCAGGGCCTCCAATTCCAAGTACAGTTCCTCCGAGCAATATTGTACAAAAAAGTTCATACTTG GATGATGAACAACAAACTGTTGAAGGCTTGCTACATTCCCTGGGACTGGGAAAATATGCTATTATATTCAAGGCAGAGGAA GTGGATATGACTGCATTGAAACAGATGGGGGAAAACGACCTTAAAGAGCTGGGAATACCTATG GGCCCTAGGAAAAAGATTCTTCTTGCTCTCTTGCCTCGTTCCAAAAGGCAACCATGA
- the LOC108460840 gene encoding chaperone protein dnaJ 16-like isoform X3 produces the protein MFFKIPLQRGMQIMRIAHPRAPRSHDTCQCKQICACRLQTADCSAQCAISILQWYHPDKNGNDPVAADMFKEVTFSYNILSDPDKRRQYDTAGFEAVEADNQELELDLSSLGAVNTIFAALFSKLGVPIKTTVSATVLEEALNGAVNIRPLQLGQPISRKVEKQCAHFYSVTITEEARDGFVCRVQSSDKSKFKLLYFELEENGGLSLALQEDSAKTGKVTSAGMYFLGFPVYCLDQTTNSVAAAKDPDAAFFKKLDGFQPCEITELKPGKHVFAVYGDNFFKSVSYTIEAICAAPFIEEKENLRAVEAEILSKRAELSKFETEYREVLAQFTEMTGRYTKEMQEIDELLKQRNEIHASYTTIPLIKRSSSRKKSKAASKEAKEDGEVRDRKPSTRDRTKKKWL, from the exons ATGTTTTTCAAAATCCCGCTTCAACGAGGAATGCAAATTATGCGCATTGCGCACCCACGTGCTCCTCGATCCCATGACACGTGCCAATGCAAGCAGATATGCGCTTGCAGACTGCAGACTGCAGACTGCAGTGCGCAGTGTGCAATCTCCATACTGCAATG GTACCATCCTGATAAGAATGGAAATGATCCTGTTGCAGCTGATATGTTCAAGGAGGTTACATTTTCTTATAATATATTGTCTGATCCGGATAAAAGACGCCAGTATGACACTGCTGGTTTTGAG GCTGTTGAAGCTGATAACCAAGAATTGGAGCTAGATCTTTCAAGTTTGGGGGCTGTGAACACCATATTTGCTGCACTTTTTAG TAAACTTGGCGTGCCAATTAAGACCACTGTGTCTGCAACTGTTTTGGAGGAGGCACTTAATGGTGCTGTCAATATTCGCCCACTTCAGCTGGGGCAACCTATTTCTAGGAAG GTTGAAAAACAATGCGCTCACTTCTACTCTGTCACAATAACAGAAGAAGCAAGAGATGGGTTTGTTTGCCGAGTACAATCATCTGATAAAAGCAAGTTCAAG TTATTATATTTTGAGCTAGAAGAAAATGGTGGATTAAGCCTTGCACTGCAG GAGGACAGTGCTAAAACAGGAAAAGTTACATCTGCTGGAATGTATTTTCTTGGCTTCCCTGTCTATTGCTTGGATCAAACAACCAACTCA GTAGCTGCCGCAAAGGATCCAGATGCAGCTTTCTTCAAAAAACTGGATGGATTTCAACCATGTGAAATAACTGAATTAAAACCAGGCAAACATGTATTTGCCGTTTATG GTGACAACTTTTTCAAAAGTGTAAGTTACACAATAGAAGCTATTTGTGCTGCCCCATTCATAGAGGAAAAGGAGAATCTTAGAGCAGTGGAGGCAGAGATTCTGTCCAAACGAGCAGAATTGTCAAAGTTTGAAACTGAATACAGAGAA GTCCTGGCACAATTTACTGAGATGACAGGCAGATACACGAAGGAAATGCAAGAG ATTGATGAGCTTCTGAAACAAAGGAATGAGATTCATGCCTCATACACAACTATTCCTCTAATTAAGCGGAGTTCAAGTAGGAAAAAGAGTAAGGCTGCCTCCAAAGAGGCCAAAGAAGATGGTGAAGTAAGAGACAGGAAACCTTCTACGAGGGATAGAACCAAGAAGAAATG GTTATAA
- the LOC108460840 gene encoding chaperone protein dnaJ 16-like isoform X1 yields MFFKIPLQRGMQIMRIAHPRAPRSHDTCQCKQICACRLQTADCSAQCAISILQWYHPDKNGNDPVAADMFKEVTFSYNILSDPDKRRQYDTAGFEAVEADNQELELDLSSLGAVNTIFAALFSKLGVPIKTTVSATVLEEALNGAVNIRPLQLGQPISRKVEKQCAHFYSVTITEEARDGFVCRVQSSDKSKFKLLYFELEENGGLSLALQEDSAKTGKVTSAGMYFLGFPVYCLDQTTNSVAAAKDPDAAFFKKLDGFQPCEITELKPGKHVFAVYGDNFFKSVSYTIEAICAAPFIEEKENLRAVEAEILSKRAELSKFETEYREVLAQFTEMTGRYTKEMQEIDELLKQRNEIHASYTTIPLIKRSSSRKKSKAASKEAKEDGEVRDRKPSTRDRTKKKWYNIPLKVDKRKPC; encoded by the exons ATGTTTTTCAAAATCCCGCTTCAACGAGGAATGCAAATTATGCGCATTGCGCACCCACGTGCTCCTCGATCCCATGACACGTGCCAATGCAAGCAGATATGCGCTTGCAGACTGCAGACTGCAGACTGCAGTGCGCAGTGTGCAATCTCCATACTGCAATG GTACCATCCTGATAAGAATGGAAATGATCCTGTTGCAGCTGATATGTTCAAGGAGGTTACATTTTCTTATAATATATTGTCTGATCCGGATAAAAGACGCCAGTATGACACTGCTGGTTTTGAG GCTGTTGAAGCTGATAACCAAGAATTGGAGCTAGATCTTTCAAGTTTGGGGGCTGTGAACACCATATTTGCTGCACTTTTTAG TAAACTTGGCGTGCCAATTAAGACCACTGTGTCTGCAACTGTTTTGGAGGAGGCACTTAATGGTGCTGTCAATATTCGCCCACTTCAGCTGGGGCAACCTATTTCTAGGAAG GTTGAAAAACAATGCGCTCACTTCTACTCTGTCACAATAACAGAAGAAGCAAGAGATGGGTTTGTTTGCCGAGTACAATCATCTGATAAAAGCAAGTTCAAG TTATTATATTTTGAGCTAGAAGAAAATGGTGGATTAAGCCTTGCACTGCAG GAGGACAGTGCTAAAACAGGAAAAGTTACATCTGCTGGAATGTATTTTCTTGGCTTCCCTGTCTATTGCTTGGATCAAACAACCAACTCA GTAGCTGCCGCAAAGGATCCAGATGCAGCTTTCTTCAAAAAACTGGATGGATTTCAACCATGTGAAATAACTGAATTAAAACCAGGCAAACATGTATTTGCCGTTTATG GTGACAACTTTTTCAAAAGTGTAAGTTACACAATAGAAGCTATTTGTGCTGCCCCATTCATAGAGGAAAAGGAGAATCTTAGAGCAGTGGAGGCAGAGATTCTGTCCAAACGAGCAGAATTGTCAAAGTTTGAAACTGAATACAGAGAA GTCCTGGCACAATTTACTGAGATGACAGGCAGATACACGAAGGAAATGCAAGAG ATTGATGAGCTTCTGAAACAAAGGAATGAGATTCATGCCTCATACACAACTATTCCTCTAATTAAGCGGAGTTCAAGTAGGAAAAAGAGTAAGGCTGCCTCCAAAGAGGCCAAAGAAGATGGTGAAGTAAGAGACAGGAAACCTTCTACGAGGGATAGAACCAAGAAGAAATGGTATAATATCCCCTTAAAAGTTGACAAGAGAAAGCCATGCTGA
- the LOC108460840 gene encoding chaperone protein dnaJ 16-like isoform X2 encodes MPPHRSKSEKNDGMAKHLRRDPYEVLGVLRNSTDQEIKSAYRKMALKYHPDKNGNDPVAADMFKEVTFSYNILSDPDKRRQYDTAGFEAVEADNQELELDLSSLGAVNTIFAALFSKLGVPIKTTVSATVLEEALNGAVNIRPLQLGQPISRKVEKQCAHFYSVTITEEARDGFVCRVQSSDKSKFKLLYFELEENGGLSLALQEDSAKTGKVTSAGMYFLGFPVYCLDQTTNSVAAAKDPDAAFFKKLDGFQPCEITELKPGKHVFAVYGDNFFKSVSYTIEAICAAPFIEEKENLRAVEAEILSKRAELSKFETEYREVLAQFTEMTGRYTKEMQEIDELLKQRNEIHASYTTIPLIKRSSSRKKSKAASKEAKEDGEVRDRKPSTRDRTKKKWYNIPLKVDKRKPC; translated from the exons ATGCCGCCACATCGATCCAAGTCGGAGAAAAACGATGGCATGGCGAAGCATCTTCGTCGAGATCCTTATGAGGTGCTTGGGGTCTTGAGAAACTCTACGGATCAGGAAATTAAGAGCGCGTACAGAAAAATGGCTCTCAA GTACCATCCTGATAAGAATGGAAATGATCCTGTTGCAGCTGATATGTTCAAGGAGGTTACATTTTCTTATAATATATTGTCTGATCCGGATAAAAGACGCCAGTATGACACTGCTGGTTTTGAG GCTGTTGAAGCTGATAACCAAGAATTGGAGCTAGATCTTTCAAGTTTGGGGGCTGTGAACACCATATTTGCTGCACTTTTTAG TAAACTTGGCGTGCCAATTAAGACCACTGTGTCTGCAACTGTTTTGGAGGAGGCACTTAATGGTGCTGTCAATATTCGCCCACTTCAGCTGGGGCAACCTATTTCTAGGAAG GTTGAAAAACAATGCGCTCACTTCTACTCTGTCACAATAACAGAAGAAGCAAGAGATGGGTTTGTTTGCCGAGTACAATCATCTGATAAAAGCAAGTTCAAG TTATTATATTTTGAGCTAGAAGAAAATGGTGGATTAAGCCTTGCACTGCAG GAGGACAGTGCTAAAACAGGAAAAGTTACATCTGCTGGAATGTATTTTCTTGGCTTCCCTGTCTATTGCTTGGATCAAACAACCAACTCA GTAGCTGCCGCAAAGGATCCAGATGCAGCTTTCTTCAAAAAACTGGATGGATTTCAACCATGTGAAATAACTGAATTAAAACCAGGCAAACATGTATTTGCCGTTTATG GTGACAACTTTTTCAAAAGTGTAAGTTACACAATAGAAGCTATTTGTGCTGCCCCATTCATAGAGGAAAAGGAGAATCTTAGAGCAGTGGAGGCAGAGATTCTGTCCAAACGAGCAGAATTGTCAAAGTTTGAAACTGAATACAGAGAA GTCCTGGCACAATTTACTGAGATGACAGGCAGATACACGAAGGAAATGCAAGAG ATTGATGAGCTTCTGAAACAAAGGAATGAGATTCATGCCTCATACACAACTATTCCTCTAATTAAGCGGAGTTCAAGTAGGAAAAAGAGTAAGGCTGCCTCCAAAGAGGCCAAAGAAGATGGTGAAGTAAGAGACAGGAAACCTTCTACGAGGGATAGAACCAAGAAGAAATGGTATAATATCCCCTTAAAAGTTGACAAGAGAAAGCCATGCTGA